GTCGACGCCGGTACGGCGTTCGCGATCGCTCTCGCCACGCATGCGGTGAAGACCGCGTACTCACTCGTGGTCGGAGGCGTGGCACTGGTGACGCCGACCCCCGGCTACTGGGGCAACCTCCGGCTGCCGCGGGTGCTGCCGCCGCGACCCGAACCGGTCCCGGTGGCACCGGACGCCCCGGTCGTCGCGGTGATCCCGGTCTACAACGAGCAGGACGTGGTCGCCGAGGTCGTGGGCCGCCTGCCGAGGACGGTCGCGGGCCGGCCCCTGGTCTGCATCGTCGTCGACGACGGGTCGGCCGACGCGTCCGCCGCCCGCGCGGCGGAGGCCGGGGCCGTCGTCGTCCCGCACGAGGTCAACCGTGGCCTCGGCGCGGCCGTCCGCACCGCGCTGCGCGAGGCGAGCGCGCTCTCCCCCGCCGCGGTCGTCTACCTGGACGCCGACGGCGAGTACGCGCCCGAGGACCTGCCGACGGTCGTGGCCCCCGTCCTGGCCGGGACCGCCGACTACGTCGTCGGTTCGCGCTTCGCCGGCAACATCGAGCACATGCGCCCGCACCGGCGGTTCGGGAACCTCGTCCTGACCCGGTGGGTGCGCTGGACGGCGCGGCGCCGCGACCTGACCGACGGCCAGAGCGGGTACCGCGCCTTCTCGCCCCGCGCGGCCGCCGAGGCGGAGATCATCCACGACTACAACTACGCCCAGGTCCTCACGCTCGACCTGCTCGGCAAGGGATTCGTCTACGCCGAGGTCCCGATCCGCTACCACTTCCGGACCACCGGCGACTCGTTCGTCAAGCTCGGCCGGTACCTGCGGAAGGTGGTACCGGCCGTGCACCGCGAACTCAACGCGGACCGCGCGAGCGCGCGGCCCGCGGGCTTCCCTACTGCCCGCTGGCGGACCCGCTCGATGACCCCGACCCGCTGACCGACCCGCTGCTCGAGCCGGACCCGGAGCCGGACCCGGAGCCACTGCCGGAGCCACTGCCGGAACCACTGCCGCCGCCGGAGATGCCCTGCTCCTCGGTCAGGTTGCGGACCTGACCGCCGTCGTCGTCCCCACAGGCCGCGAGGCCCGCGACGCCGGCCACCAGACCCGCGGCGAGGATCAGTCGGCTTCCGACGACTCGGGTACGGCGCAGTCTCATCTTGTGTCCTCACGTGAGTTCTCGGGCAGGTCGCGCGCGACCCGTTCAGGCTTCGGGGTTAGGTTAGGCTGCCCATCGGGTGACTGACGATCAACGTGCAAGGGTGTGAGTCGTGTTCCGCAAGTCGCTCCGGATGCCGCTTCGAGTGGCCGCCGTCCTGACGCTGTGCCTTCCGTTCCTCGTGGCGTGCGGCGGTGACGACAAGAGCACGATCCGTGTCTACTCCGGTCGTCACTACGACCTCGAAGTGGCGTTCACGCAGTTCGCCAAGGAGACCGGCATCAACGTCGAGTTCCTCTACGGCGGCGACGCGGAGCTCCTCGAGCGGATCAAGGCCGAGGGCGAGGACACGCCCGCCGACATCTTCATGACCGTCGACGCCGGCAACCTCTGGAACGCGGCGCAGCAGGACCTGCTGCTGCCGTTGCAGTCCCCGGTGCTCGACGAGGCCGTGCCGGAGGGGCTGCGCGACCCGCAGGACCGCTGGGTCGGGCTGAGCATGCGCGTGCGCACCCTGATGTACAACCCCGACAAGGTGCAGCCGAGCGACTTCGACGCGACCGACTCCTACGCCGGGCTCGGCGACCCCAAGTGGAAGGGCCGCCTGTGCATGCGGACCTCCAAGTCGTCGTACGTGCAGTCCCTGGTCGCGCAGATGATCGACAGGCAGGGCCGTGACCGCGCCCTGGAGATCGTGAAGAGCTGGGTCGCCAACGACGTCAACATCATCGGCGACGACGTCACCATCCTGAAGACGGTCAACGCCGGCGGCTGCGACGTCGCGATCACCAACCACTACTACCTGGCGCGGATCCTCGACGACGACAGCAACTTCAAGGTCAAGCCGTACTGGGCGAACCAGAGCGGCGAGGGCGTCCACGTCAACATCTCGGGCGCCGGGGTCCTGAAGAACTCCGACAACGTCGCCGACGCGCAGAAGCTGATCGAGTGGCTGGCCACGAAGGGCGCCAACGCCTTCGTCGACGGCAACCACGAGTACCCGGTGAACCCGGACGTGAAGCCGGAGGAGCTGATCTCTGGCTTCGGCACGTTCAAGTTCCAGCCGATCAACGCGGAGGCGTACGGCAAGCTCAACGCCGACGCGATCGCGCTGATGTCGGAGGCCGGCTACCGGTGACACGGTCGCCGGTGCCGAGAGTCCGCAGGTGACTCTGCTCGACCC
This window of the Sporichthya brevicatena genome carries:
- a CDS encoding lysylphosphatidylglycerol synthase domain-containing protein, with product MRKARTVVGVVVLALSVVYLVRVVDGPVLRETAEALAAAPGPLALVLLCYAAAFALRSWAWTRTLPGLSFGQSWAALHVSVLGNHVLPFRLGEILRVTSVLRRTPLAVGPVTATTVTLRLADLLSVAVLALVAVPGLAGELIGAWAWVLAVALALAAVPVLLWARGLAARGPGELRMPAATIVGTAFVAWALEATLAWQVAHAAGVSLDYHEAIAVTAVAIAAQTVALTPGGIGSYEAAGTAALAALGVDAGTAFAIALATHAVKTAYSLVVGGVALVTPTPGYWGNLRLPRVLPPRPEPVPVAPDAPVVAVIPVYNEQDVVAEVVGRLPRTVAGRPLVCIVVDDGSADASAARAAEAGAVVVPHEVNRGLGAAVRTALREASALSPAAVVYLDADGEYAPEDLPTVVAPVLAGTADYVVGSRFAGNIEHMRPHRRFGNLVLTRWVRWTARRRDLTDGQSGYRAFSPRAAAEAEIIHDYNYAQVLTLDLLGKGFVYAEVPIRYHFRTTGDSFVKLGRYLRKVVPAVHRELNADRASARPAGFPTARWRTRSMTPTR
- a CDS encoding extracellular solute-binding protein translates to MFRKSLRMPLRVAAVLTLCLPFLVACGGDDKSTIRVYSGRHYDLEVAFTQFAKETGINVEFLYGGDAELLERIKAEGEDTPADIFMTVDAGNLWNAAQQDLLLPLQSPVLDEAVPEGLRDPQDRWVGLSMRVRTLMYNPDKVQPSDFDATDSYAGLGDPKWKGRLCMRTSKSSYVQSLVAQMIDRQGRDRALEIVKSWVANDVNIIGDDVTILKTVNAGGCDVAITNHYYLARILDDDSNFKVKPYWANQSGEGVHVNISGAGVLKNSDNVADAQKLIEWLATKGANAFVDGNHEYPVNPDVKPEELISGFGTFKFQPINAEAYGKLNADAIALMSEAGYR